A window from Opitutia bacterium ISCC 52 encodes these proteins:
- a CDS encoding Gfo/Idh/MocA family oxidoreductase, whose protein sequence is MSNLIPRNSLSRRKFVEVSGKAAAAAALTSVAFPSLSLGVDPGSNPVKVGHIGLGVRGGRLLQYTSSIPAAKVVAVCDVYKPHLQKGFNGANNENVKTYHDYRDLLDDPTIEAVVIACPDHWHEKMLIDAMKAGKDVYCEKGWTTSVSAAKRMRAAVKKYDRVMQLGHQGRQHAAADVAKKMIDDGALGDVTLIKIGRYFNGTSDRPPWRWYGAYSNYNKPDPKDVIRDLDWKRWLGSSKRIDFNERHFWHWRCYWEYGTGQAGDLLSHETDFIQSITNHGIPSSCNCSGLNAFWKDDREVPDTWMSTYQWEDKNCTMQFEGIQNSKRLQPPEFVGRDARMIFNDIGQAASRFEVYADGRAYVPSQYPQPEPTFKFAAGREHRKPSHMENFLTCVRSREKTWCNEDEAFIEAVTLLMSVESYKKKRQVRWDKRRERIV, encoded by the coding sequence GTGTCTAATCTTATACCTCGTAACTCTCTTAGCCGTCGTAAATTTGTGGAAGTCAGTGGGAAAGCCGCTGCTGCTGCAGCTCTCACATCCGTTGCCTTTCCCAGCCTGTCCTTAGGAGTCGATCCGGGAAGCAACCCAGTCAAAGTTGGCCACATCGGCCTCGGTGTTCGCGGTGGTCGCCTTCTTCAATATACTTCCTCCATTCCAGCAGCAAAAGTAGTAGCCGTCTGCGATGTTTATAAACCTCATCTACAAAAAGGGTTTAATGGAGCCAACAACGAGAATGTGAAGACTTATCACGACTATAGAGACCTTCTGGATGATCCCACAATTGAAGCCGTGGTCATAGCCTGCCCCGATCACTGGCACGAAAAGATGCTGATCGATGCCATGAAAGCAGGCAAGGATGTCTATTGCGAGAAGGGTTGGACTACTTCTGTTTCTGCAGCAAAGCGCATGCGCGCCGCGGTCAAGAAATACGACCGAGTCATGCAGCTCGGTCACCAGGGTCGTCAACACGCGGCTGCCGACGTAGCCAAGAAAATGATCGATGATGGAGCACTCGGTGACGTGACACTCATCAAAATCGGCCGCTACTTTAACGGTACGTCCGATCGACCACCCTGGCGCTGGTATGGAGCTTATTCCAACTACAATAAGCCCGATCCAAAAGACGTCATCAGAGACCTCGATTGGAAACGCTGGCTGGGCTCCTCCAAACGGATCGATTTTAATGAACGGCATTTCTGGCATTGGCGCTGTTACTGGGAGTATGGCACCGGTCAAGCAGGCGACCTCCTTTCACACGAAACGGATTTTATCCAATCCATTACCAATCATGGTATACCCAGCAGCTGCAACTGCTCAGGATTAAACGCATTCTGGAAGGATGATCGTGAAGTTCCAGACACCTGGATGAGCACATATCAATGGGAGGATAAAAACTGTACCATGCAATTTGAAGGTATCCAAAATTCCAAACGTCTTCAGCCTCCAGAATTTGTCGGTCGGGACGCACGCATGATTTTTAATGATATCGGGCAGGCTGCATCCCGATTCGAGGTTTACGCCGATGGACGAGCCTATGTCCCCTCTCAATACCCACAACCCGAACCAACCTTTAAGTTTGCCGCTGGACGAGAGCATAGGAAACCCAGCCATATGGAAAATTTTCTAACTTGTGTACGATCGCGCGAAAAGACTTGGTGCAATGAGGACGAAGCTTTCATAGAAGCGGTCACACTTCTTATGTCGGTTGAATCCTATAAAAAGAAGCGGCAAGTTCGTTGGGACAAACGTCGGGAGAGGATTGTTTAA
- a CDS encoding sulfotransferase domain-containing protein encodes MRGLHFSRNYSFALKQGSGLRAASSHRFTADLPYDLENLNIVGISFLRNPVDRFISNYYCVKKLPIKNKITTSQSLEQFVALIEANPNTYNDQNLQSKTLKLSYDSLAEKLQTGQLHLFPVDKYDHSLMVLKKRYPLDFRDVSYKRRNVNKSKPDTTPEVLRARIANLENIDLKLYELSKEYLDTSLKNDFQEGEIETYLKPHRRNCKIRALFLDFCVTFSEKVHLRIRSITLP; translated from the coding sequence ATACGAGGACTCCATTTCAGCAGAAACTATTCCTTCGCTTTAAAGCAAGGAAGCGGATTACGAGCCGCATCGAGTCACCGGTTTACTGCTGATCTGCCCTACGACTTAGAGAACCTAAACATCGTCGGAATCTCCTTTCTTCGAAATCCGGTAGATCGGTTTATTTCTAACTATTATTGCGTAAAAAAATTACCGATCAAAAATAAGATTACCACCAGCCAATCACTCGAGCAATTTGTCGCCTTAATAGAAGCGAACCCAAACACCTATAATGATCAAAATCTTCAAAGCAAAACACTCAAACTCTCCTATGATTCGTTGGCTGAGAAGTTGCAAACGGGACAGCTTCATCTCTTTCCTGTGGATAAGTACGACCATTCGTTGATGGTACTAAAGAAACGGTACCCACTTGATTTCCGTGATGTCTCCTATAAGCGACGAAACGTCAATAAATCGAAGCCAGACACTACCCCAGAAGTTCTAAGAGCCAGAATCGCAAACTTAGAAAACATAGACCTAAAACTTTACGAACTTTCAAAGGAGTATTTGGACACCTCTCTCAAAAACGACTTCCAAGAAGGAGAAATCGAAACCTACCTTAAACCACATCGCAGAAATTGCAAAATCCGGGCCCTATTCCTGGACTTCTGTGTCACCTTCAGTGAAAAAGTCCACTTACGTATTCGATCCATCACACTACCCTGA
- a CDS encoding sulfatase-like hydrolase/transferase: MPPTTRSIIRLAFALLTFISLIQKTADAERPNIIVIICDDLGYGDLASYGHPYIKTPNLDKMAADGIRFTDFYSTAPVCSPSRVGLMTGRSPNRAGVFDWIPEGRAVRPDAREQVHMRNSEITIPKLLKEAGYATAMAGKWHCNSLFNSPEQPQPGDAGFDHWLATQNNAAPSHANPTNFVRNGEPVGPMEGYSCQLVADEGIEWISNHHRTDPDHPFFFYMAFHEPHEPIASPEELTGTYRKVAVSEKEATYFANVENVDRAVGKLLTSLKDLSIDKNTLVIFTSDNGPETLNRYPNASYSWGRPDPLRGMKLWTTEAGFRVAGIMRWPARIKSNQTVEHPVSALDFLPTFCELAEADIPEDLELDGASFLPALDNRPIKRDKPLIWAYYNAINEHRVAMRSDQWKVLAKMNLPKLQNVHTGNIDEVRAAQLSDIQIYNIEDDIGEVSNLSDEHQQLKEELTNKLTKAYNDLVAGSHVWEPVQLP; encoded by the coding sequence ATGCCACCAACCACTCGGTCCATTATAAGATTAGCTTTTGCTCTTCTTACATTCATCTCCCTAATCCAGAAAACCGCCGACGCAGAGAGACCCAACATCATTGTCATCATCTGCGATGACCTCGGTTATGGGGACCTGGCCAGCTACGGTCATCCTTACATCAAGACACCCAACCTCGACAAAATGGCGGCGGACGGAATCCGGTTTACGGACTTCTACTCTACCGCACCGGTGTGCTCGCCTTCGAGAGTAGGACTCATGACTGGTAGAAGCCCCAACCGGGCGGGCGTGTTTGATTGGATTCCAGAAGGCCGTGCAGTTAGGCCAGATGCAAGAGAACAGGTACACATGCGCAATTCGGAAATCACGATTCCGAAGCTGCTAAAGGAAGCAGGCTATGCAACTGCCATGGCAGGCAAGTGGCACTGCAACTCCCTTTTCAATTCACCCGAACAACCACAACCTGGAGATGCCGGCTTCGACCATTGGCTGGCCACACAGAATAATGCAGCGCCCTCACATGCCAACCCGACAAACTTCGTGCGCAACGGGGAACCAGTTGGCCCCATGGAAGGATACAGCTGTCAGTTGGTGGCTGACGAAGGAATTGAGTGGATTAGCAATCATCACAGAACAGATCCCGACCACCCGTTCTTTTTCTATATGGCGTTCCATGAACCCCATGAACCGATTGCATCCCCCGAGGAACTAACAGGCACATATCGAAAGGTGGCAGTATCAGAAAAAGAGGCTACCTACTTTGCAAACGTCGAAAACGTGGACCGCGCCGTGGGCAAATTACTGACTTCACTGAAAGATCTATCGATCGATAAAAACACCTTGGTCATCTTCACATCTGACAATGGTCCTGAGACCTTGAACCGATATCCCAATGCCAGCTATTCTTGGGGTCGACCAGATCCATTACGCGGAATGAAACTCTGGACCACGGAAGCAGGCTTTCGCGTGGCAGGAATCATGCGCTGGCCCGCAAGAATCAAAAGCAACCAAACAGTCGAACATCCTGTGTCGGCTCTCGATTTCCTACCCACCTTCTGCGAATTAGCCGAGGCCGACATACCAGAAGACTTGGAACTCGATGGAGCGAGTTTTCTACCAGCGCTGGATAACCGTCCTATCAAGAGAGATAAGCCGTTAATCTGGGCCTACTACAACGCCATCAATGAGCACCGGGTCGCAATGCGAAGTGATCAATGGAAAGTCTTGGCCAAAATGAATCTTCCCAAGCTCCAGAATGTTCACACTGGAAATATAGACGAAGTGAGAGCGGCCCAGTTGAGCGATATACAAATTTACAATATCGAGGATGACATAGGAGAAGTTTCAAACTTGTCGGACGAGCACCAGCAGCTGAAAGAAGAGCTCACCAACAAACTGACGAAAGCCTACAATGATCTTGTAGCAGGCTCCCACGTCTGGGAACCGGTTCAATTGCCTTAG
- a CDS encoding redoxin domain-containing protein gives MKRILSLLSLLFLISGLTASAGLEVGSNVDPFIANADSGDLWQLSEHIGKKNIVVYFYPAAMTGGCTKQACAYRDQSSALNDVDAVVVGVSGDSVNNLKLFKQANDLNFPLLSDADGSIAELFGVDTKGGGSIERQLEGITHVLTRGLTTMRWTFIISKDGKVVYKNDKVKATEDTSTVIAQLKKLG, from the coding sequence ATGAAACGTATCCTAAGTTTATTGTCACTTCTCTTTCTCATCAGCGGATTGACCGCTTCAGCTGGTTTAGAGGTGGGATCCAATGTAGATCCCTTTATTGCAAACGCAGATTCCGGAGATCTTTGGCAGCTTTCTGAACACATCGGTAAAAAGAACATTGTCGTCTATTTTTATCCTGCTGCCATGACCGGTGGCTGTACCAAGCAAGCTTGTGCTTACCGCGATCAATCTTCCGCCCTCAATGATGTGGATGCGGTTGTAGTCGGCGTGAGCGGAGACTCCGTAAATAACCTAAAGCTTTTCAAGCAAGCGAATGATTTGAACTTCCCGCTTCTTTCCGATGCAGACGGAAGTATTGCTGAGCTTTTTGGTGTAGATACAAAAGGTGGAGGCTCAATCGAGCGTCAGTTGGAAGGCATTACCCATGTGCTTACCCGTGGGCTCACCACCATGCGTTGGACATTCATCATAAGCAAAGATGGCAAAGTCGTTTACAAGAACGACAAAGTGAAAGCCACTGAGGATACCTCTACGGTCATAGCCCAACTCAAGAAGCTCGGCTAA
- a CDS encoding c-type cytochrome, whose amino-acid sequence MFLRIFSVMLLGLSPFLSGEEKEDPGLVVFRERCMACHITTGMGIREMNAPSIAGLPRWYVADQLRKFRRDQRGFHEDDLSGHLMQVNAVALDERSIY is encoded by the coding sequence ATGTTTTTGAGAATTTTCAGCGTCATGCTTCTCGGATTATCCCCCTTTCTCTCGGGTGAGGAGAAGGAAGATCCAGGGTTGGTTGTATTCCGCGAACGCTGTATGGCCTGCCACATAACAACGGGCATGGGTATTCGCGAAATGAACGCCCCTTCAATCGCGGGACTCCCCAGGTGGTACGTAGCAGATCAATTACGAAAATTCAGGCGAGACCAACGCGGTTTTCACGAAGACGACTTATCTGGTCACCTGATGCAGGTAAACGCGGTGGCCTTAGACGAACGGTCCATTTATTGA
- a CDS encoding LacI family DNA-binding transcriptional regulator: protein MRKVTLRDIAQKSGVSVTSVSLAMRGSRRVSPDKTKEIQELAEEMGYVRDPMMSALCSYRDSTRPRNKNANINFMQFGSSSPAMEEAGKVASDFWRGALYQTQQLGYSLNTIWAGDPSLNPERLKNILNSRGVSGLIVYEANCPVSKFESILNNFSSVWLGDGPKGASLHSVRLNRFSSMNLVWNHLSQLGYRNGGLIMADHSLDQNYGEWEAGHNHFQRKFVGQPNFIPPLTFESKDRCDKAELKCWVDRWKPQVVISTFRAIYPMLIELGYSIPHDLGYVSLSTKEGSDISGIDQQTESISQTGVRLLDQLICNRELGIPHHQQIIETNGAWTEGNTLTAQS from the coding sequence ATGAGGAAAGTTACACTACGCGATATTGCCCAAAAGTCAGGCGTATCGGTCACTTCGGTATCACTCGCTATGCGAGGCAGCAGACGCGTCAGCCCGGATAAGACGAAAGAGATTCAAGAACTTGCCGAAGAGATGGGCTATGTACGCGACCCCATGATGAGTGCGCTTTGTTCCTACCGTGACTCCACTCGACCACGAAACAAAAACGCTAATATCAATTTCATGCAATTTGGATCCTCCTCTCCTGCAATGGAAGAGGCAGGCAAAGTGGCGAGCGATTTCTGGCGAGGGGCCCTTTATCAGACTCAACAACTAGGCTACAGCTTGAACACCATTTGGGCCGGTGATCCATCGCTCAATCCTGAACGACTGAAAAACATTTTAAATTCACGCGGAGTATCCGGACTCATCGTTTATGAAGCCAACTGCCCGGTCTCAAAATTTGAATCTATACTGAATAACTTTTCTTCCGTCTGGCTGGGTGACGGTCCCAAAGGTGCCAGCTTACACAGTGTGCGCTTGAATAGATTTTCATCGATGAACCTGGTCTGGAATCACTTGAGTCAACTGGGGTATAGAAACGGTGGGTTGATTATGGCGGACCATAGCCTGGATCAAAATTATGGAGAATGGGAAGCTGGCCATAATCACTTCCAACGTAAATTCGTAGGACAACCTAATTTCATCCCTCCCCTCACCTTTGAATCGAAAGATCGCTGCGATAAAGCAGAGCTCAAATGCTGGGTAGATAGGTGGAAGCCTCAGGTGGTCATATCTACCTTTCGTGCTATTTACCCTATGCTTATTGAACTGGGTTATTCCATCCCCCACGATCTGGGTTACGTCTCACTATCAACCAAGGAAGGAAGTGATATTTCGGGCATTGACCAGCAGACCGAATCTATTTCTCAAACAGGCGTGCGCTTATTGGACCAACTTATTTGCAATCGCGAGCTGGGAATCCCCCATCATCAACAGATTATTGAGACCAACGGAGCCTGGACAGAGGGAAACACTTTGACTGCTCAAAGTTAG
- a CDS encoding tetratricopeptide repeat protein produces the protein MKALSIKPDLASAHNNLGVIYSDRNEVEKAHYHYHRATQIIPNYSEAYHNQGILYLENRKAEEARAQFQSALELRPERHPTRLSLAKAEMALRNFETVMRMRLDHVDLVIRS, from the coding sequence CTGAAAGCACTTTCCATCAAACCGGATCTCGCATCCGCCCATAACAACCTAGGCGTCATTTATTCCGACAGAAACGAGGTTGAGAAAGCGCACTACCACTACCATCGAGCGACCCAAATCATTCCTAATTACTCCGAAGCTTATCACAACCAAGGAATCCTTTATCTGGAGAACCGCAAAGCTGAGGAAGCCCGCGCTCAATTTCAGAGTGCTTTAGAACTGAGACCCGAGCGACACCCAACTCGACTCTCCTTGGCAAAGGCTGAAATGGCTCTACGAAATTTTGAGACGGTTATGCGTATGCGACTCGATCACGTAGACCTTGTCATCCGCTCCTAA
- a CDS encoding alpha/beta hydrolase, protein MLPRLFTLLLIISGSVLFAEEVPYTLKSDLIYSEAEGNPQGLDLYLPKDTKGLLPVLVWVHGGGWMNGNKDNPKAKYLVEHGYAVASIDFRQSHDAMWPAQIDDCRNAIRWLRSHSNEYQLNPDKIGVWGSSSGGHLVALMGTLPYDPNEKVSSRVQAVCDWYGPTDLLTMPPNNVGNGRTEEDVANSNGAKLLGCTVRECPELAKQVSGYYQVSSDDAPFLIMHGDEDPGVPLSQSTRLYHALQAQGVYSELDILAGAGHGGPLFATEKVQLRVRDFFDQFLK, encoded by the coding sequence ATGCTACCCCGTTTATTTACGCTACTTCTCATTATCAGTGGTTCGGTCCTCTTTGCGGAGGAAGTCCCTTACACGCTTAAGTCGGACCTCATTTACTCGGAGGCTGAAGGAAATCCCCAAGGGTTGGATCTCTATCTCCCAAAGGATACGAAAGGTCTATTGCCCGTGTTGGTTTGGGTTCATGGCGGGGGTTGGATGAATGGCAATAAGGACAACCCCAAAGCTAAATACCTGGTCGAGCATGGGTATGCCGTTGCCAGCATAGATTTTAGACAATCGCACGATGCCATGTGGCCTGCGCAAATTGATGACTGCCGCAACGCGATCCGTTGGCTCCGTTCCCATTCTAACGAGTATCAATTGAATCCGGATAAAATCGGTGTCTGGGGTAGTTCTTCAGGCGGGCATCTCGTTGCACTGATGGGTACCTTGCCCTATGATCCAAACGAAAAGGTCTCCAGTCGCGTCCAGGCAGTATGCGATTGGTATGGTCCAACGGATCTGCTTACGATGCCACCGAACAATGTAGGCAACGGCCGCACCGAAGAGGATGTGGCCAATTCCAATGGAGCCAAATTGCTCGGGTGCACGGTCAGGGAGTGTCCAGAATTAGCAAAGCAAGTGAGCGGGTATTACCAGGTGAGTTCCGATGATGCTCCCTTTCTCATCATGCATGGTGATGAAGATCCTGGAGTTCCTCTCTCCCAAAGTACACGCCTCTACCACGCACTTCAGGCTCAGGGCGTTTACTCCGAATTGGACATACTTGCCGGAGCCGGGCACGGCGGACCTCTGTTTGCTACCGAGAAAGTCCAATTGCGCGTGCGAGATTTCTTCGATCAGTTTTTAAAATAG
- a CDS encoding sulfatase, with product MEDKPNIILINCDDLGYGDLGCYGSTKNNTPHLDRLAAEGKRFTDFYMASPVCSPSRGAMMTGCYPPRIGFGEFDGEIVLFPGDPIGLSNDETTIASQLKDAGYTTKIIGKWHCGDQPEFLPTNHGFDEYFGLPYSNDMGRQSDRPTRPPLPLLRNETVIQEQPDQRGITERYTDEALQFINKNKDQPFFLYLAHMYVHVPLFVPKQFLESSRNGAYGGAVECIDWCMGVLLDQLKQLGLDDNTLIIFTSDNGSRARDEGGSNQPCRGTKATTWEGGQRVPCIMRWPKRIQPATTTEAITSSIDFFPTLSNLVGVPNSTERKLDGVDIQGLMFDEAGEAPRETFFYYAQNNLDAVRVGDWKLHFLKEGNPIKELYNLREDVSEQNNVYEDNPHIVEALSAKADAMRLDIGDDATGVVGQNIRPAGRLPEGKPLTEYREDHPYMIAMYDLPDMPTMSG from the coding sequence ATGGAAGACAAACCCAATATCATTCTCATCAATTGCGACGACCTGGGCTACGGGGACCTCGGTTGTTACGGCTCGACCAAGAATAATACTCCGCATCTGGACCGACTGGCAGCGGAGGGAAAGCGTTTCACTGATTTCTATATGGCCTCACCGGTTTGTTCGCCTTCACGAGGAGCCATGATGACAGGCTGTTATCCTCCGAGAATTGGTTTTGGAGAATTCGATGGAGAGATCGTGCTCTTTCCGGGGGACCCAATTGGTCTGAGTAACGACGAGACAACCATAGCTTCCCAACTAAAGGATGCCGGCTACACCACCAAGATTATTGGCAAGTGGCACTGTGGAGACCAACCCGAGTTTCTTCCGACCAATCATGGATTCGACGAGTATTTTGGCCTCCCTTACAGCAATGATATGGGACGACAATCCGATCGGCCGACGCGTCCACCGCTTCCCCTCCTGAGAAATGAAACCGTCATCCAGGAACAGCCGGATCAACGTGGCATCACCGAGCGTTACACGGACGAAGCGCTCCAGTTTATAAATAAAAACAAGGACCAGCCCTTCTTTCTCTACCTGGCACACATGTATGTGCACGTACCCCTCTTTGTGCCCAAGCAATTCCTTGAGAGTTCACGCAATGGAGCTTACGGTGGAGCCGTCGAATGTATCGATTGGTGCATGGGCGTCTTGTTGGACCAGCTCAAGCAACTCGGACTCGATGACAATACCTTGATCATCTTCACCAGCGACAATGGATCCCGTGCCCGCGACGAAGGCGGCAGCAACCAACCCTGTCGAGGCACCAAGGCGACCACCTGGGAAGGTGGACAGCGCGTCCCCTGTATCATGCGTTGGCCCAAGCGTATTCAGCCGGCCACTACTACCGAAGCTATTACCAGCTCGATAGACTTCTTCCCTACCCTATCCAATCTTGTCGGCGTCCCCAATTCCACCGAACGCAAACTCGACGGGGTGGATATTCAAGGCCTCATGTTCGATGAAGCCGGAGAAGCTCCTCGCGAAACCTTCTTCTACTATGCCCAAAACAATCTGGATGCTGTACGTGTAGGGGATTGGAAACTACACTTCTTAAAGGAAGGCAACCCGATCAAGGAGCTCTATAACTTGCGAGAAGATGTCAGCGAACAAAACAACGTCTATGAAGACAATCCACACATCGTAGAAGCCCTCTCAGCCAAAGCCGATGCAATGCGCCTGGACATCGGCGACGATGCCACCGGAGTAGTTGGTCAAAACATCCGCCCGGCCGGCCGACTCCCTGAAGGCAAGCCCCTCACCGAATACCGGGAAGACCACCCCTACATGATCGCCATGTACGACCTCCCAGACATGCCAACAATGTCGGGCTAG
- a CDS encoding sulfatase-like hydrolase/transferase yields the protein MKLPTLVLLILSFSLLSFGKDRPNIVFILADDLGIGDIKCFYEPSQVETPNIDKLATQGMRFTQAYALGSVCSPTRYGLLSGFYPSRGPLRESPASASSPISFAKDMLTLPAFLKKQGYRTAHIGKWHLGYGGESGITNWAGKLSPGPNDIGFDYHLGLPTNHNDNFKTYVENDRLLWLKQGITELPEKPTKEQLSKIRYDDEVDSTLTSKAIEFIKDNQEEPFFVYLALVATHTHITPHKQFRGRSNIGQLGDYIGELDYHVGEIMEVLEELNLTNNTLLFFSSDNGGQQNDHHTAGNNLDLRDESQDVAEKSKTSKTVARVEFGHRTNGDFNGYKGSNFEGGFRVPFIARWPGKIAKGTTSDQVIALTDMLATTAGVLDEELPPSAGGDSFDLSPVLLGKQVKKPIRRSTILQTGRGLLSFRYNDWKLRLTKNPTWHGDKVELPNDEYELYQLADDPAETNDLFAKYPEQVAELKGRLLDLLNKGRSH from the coding sequence ATGAAACTCCCTACCCTAGTTCTTCTTATTCTGTCATTTTCCCTGCTGTCATTCGGTAAAGACAGGCCAAATATTGTATTCATCCTCGCGGACGATCTGGGGATCGGAGACATCAAGTGCTTCTATGAGCCTTCGCAGGTGGAGACACCCAACATCGACAAGCTGGCAACTCAAGGTATGCGATTCACCCAGGCCTATGCATTGGGTTCGGTTTGCTCGCCAACTCGCTACGGATTGCTCAGTGGATTTTATCCCAGTCGTGGGCCTTTAAGGGAGAGCCCAGCCAGTGCATCAAGTCCTATATCGTTTGCTAAGGACATGCTTACCTTGCCCGCATTCTTAAAAAAGCAAGGTTACCGAACGGCGCATATTGGCAAATGGCATTTAGGCTATGGAGGTGAAAGCGGAATAACAAATTGGGCGGGCAAGCTGAGTCCGGGACCCAACGATATTGGTTTTGACTATCACCTGGGACTACCGACTAACCACAATGACAATTTCAAAACCTATGTGGAGAATGATCGATTACTCTGGCTCAAACAAGGCATCACTGAGCTACCTGAGAAACCGACGAAGGAGCAACTCAGCAAGATTCGTTACGATGACGAGGTCGACTCTACGCTAACGTCGAAAGCGATCGAATTCATAAAGGACAACCAAGAGGAACCTTTTTTTGTCTACCTGGCACTCGTGGCCACCCACACTCACATTACGCCCCATAAACAGTTTCGTGGCAGGAGTAACATTGGGCAATTGGGTGACTATATCGGTGAACTGGATTATCATGTTGGTGAAATCATGGAGGTACTTGAAGAGCTTAATCTGACGAACAACACATTACTCTTCTTTTCCAGCGACAACGGTGGACAGCAAAATGACCATCACACTGCTGGTAACAACCTGGACTTACGAGACGAGTCACAGGATGTTGCGGAAAAATCAAAGACTTCAAAGACAGTCGCTCGTGTAGAGTTTGGGCATCGCACCAATGGTGATTTCAATGGCTATAAAGGGAGTAATTTCGAAGGCGGATTCCGCGTACCCTTTATTGCCCGTTGGCCTGGAAAAATTGCCAAAGGAACGACGTCCGATCAAGTCATTGCACTCACCGACATGTTGGCGACCACAGCTGGTGTTCTGGACGAAGAGCTACCACCATCCGCCGGAGGCGATTCCTTTGACCTTAGTCCGGTGCTCTTAGGTAAACAGGTCAAAAAGCCCATCCGCCGGTCCACGATTCTACAAACTGGCCGGGGACTGTTGTCTTTTCGTTATAATGACTGGAAACTTCGTCTTACGAAAAATCCCACTTGGCATGGAGATAAGGTAGAGCTGCCCAATGATGAGTATGAGCTTTACCAGCTTGCCGATGATCCCGCGGAAACAAATGATCTATTTGCGAAATACCCCGAGCAAGTAGCAGAGCTGAAAGGACGATTATTGGATCTGCTGAATAAAGGAAGAAGCCATTAA
- a CDS encoding sulfatase-like hydrolase/transferase — protein sequence MRFTDAYALSQCLPTRAAIFSGQYGARTGLTSVETSSPDYTPLISPGRPEGLSPETYTLFEMLRDAGYTTGMSGKWHIGGANGINSLLNKHGIEFFNDYGLDWVKPGLPNRNDKQVSAITDDMLGFTESNKDKPFIAYLAHRSPHTRFDVPEEAIQKVLKRGFKRSSDSDGFFHERVTADYIAMIEYLDASVGRVLNKLDELELTENTLVLFLSDNGGLTRVWFNDPLRGGKGQLYEGGIRVPLIARWPNHIEAGTTNSTPVHVVDLFPTFMELVGGQSQPDQILDGVSFLPLLQGKKITREAIYSHHPEYVVAFAKTPCSMIRKRNYKLIHYFGDYLDPEGCEPKAHSLSGRFILGARTELFDLAKDPGETRDLAGALPEITKELMADLQSWWNDTDAKMPTPNPNMDRTQWIWNTVTE from the coding sequence ATGCGTTTCACAGATGCTTACGCACTCTCACAATGCCTCCCTACTCGAGCTGCTATTTTCTCAGGACAATATGGGGCACGCACCGGACTCACTTCAGTAGAAACATCGTCTCCTGACTACACGCCGCTCATCTCACCTGGTCGCCCTGAAGGACTCTCACCAGAAACCTATACCCTATTCGAAATGCTTCGCGATGCCGGTTACACAACGGGAATGAGCGGCAAATGGCATATCGGCGGAGCCAATGGCATCAACTCACTCTTGAACAAACACGGGATCGAATTCTTTAACGATTACGGACTCGATTGGGTCAAACCGGGTCTACCCAATCGAAATGACAAACAGGTATCGGCCATAACGGATGACATGCTTGGATTTACCGAATCGAACAAAGACAAGCCCTTCATCGCCTACCTGGCCCATCGCTCCCCACACACAAGATTCGACGTACCCGAGGAAGCTATACAGAAAGTTCTCAAGCGTGGCTTCAAGCGAAGCAGCGATTCGGATGGTTTTTTTCACGAACGTGTCACCGCAGACTATATAGCGATGATTGAATACCTGGATGCTTCCGTAGGTAGAGTGCTCAACAAACTGGATGAACTGGAACTGACTGAAAACACTCTCGTTCTTTTTCTATCGGACAATGGAGGGCTCACCCGGGTCTGGTTCAACGACCCACTTCGCGGTGGGAAGGGTCAACTTTATGAAGGTGGTATTCGAGTCCCTTTGATTGCTCGCTGGCCAAACCATATCGAAGCGGGAACTACCAATTCCACACCCGTGCACGTGGTCGATCTGTTTCCTACGTTCATGGAGCTTGTAGGAGGACAGTCACAACCGGATCAAATCCTCGACGGCGTCAGCTTCCTACCATTGCTGCAAGGAAAGAAAATAACTCGTGAAGCGATCTACTCACACCACCCGGAATATGTAGTCGCATTTGCCAAGACACCCTGCTCCATGATTCGGAAAAGAAACTACAAACTCATCCACTACTTTGGCGATTATCTGGATCCGGAAGGGTGCGAACCCAAGGCGCATAGCCTCTCGGGCCGATTTATCCTAGGTGCTCGCACAGAACTGTTCGACCTCGCAAAGGATCCGGGTGAAACACGAGACCTTGCAGGTGCATTGCCGGAAATAACAAAAGAGCTCATGGCCGACCTCCAATCATGGTGGAATGATACCGATGCCAAAATGCCCACGCCCAATCCAAATATGGATCGCACTCAATGGATTTGGAACACAGTCACTGAGTAA